gtgcgtaagCCACTTCCCACGCTAAGGTTGTTTATAAAAAACGAACTTGACGgaagaatgtgcggtcctccacgcaaactctgacccatgcgtacgcacattttggagataaaataggaattggtgacgcagatggtgaggtggtgaactgaagtcagactgggTAAATGGGGATAACAATTActtgtaatattttcaagtattgatgcctcacgcaaattttttcactccatatcatccacgttaccatgaagattaaatccagcagtattatttgcgcttgtactgagtgatacttgttccataaacacttccaactcaaatcttaaatgtttaatcggcgctgtctcactgtcacattgtccgctacggagcgcaggaggaggggatggcccgactgcatggaatacaggatagcatcaaattcCCTACCATTAGATAACTCCAAAACACAgtttaaataactaaatatctgtctttaaaactatgcatatatcatcaaattttaaagtctgaaaatacagctgttaagctctcgcgcaatcgttacacttaatgtcctcgttatcagtcctaactttaatactgtttgtgacaaaaccaacatgaagtatgtttgcctattacactttctttcgtcttcaaattgtatctcagggtgggggataccactaagtgatgctgtgttggcaaggtgttaacaatcacaaattgttgtaaacatagaGTATAACTACTGCGGTGAacccgtgcgtaatgctgcatgatggcactgctggccctgcaggaggactacggtaatggaagaatcaggagagaaagagacttcagagaccacgacgatgactggctaatatgctgatttagattccctaaagctgagctcttggatctatgtactgaattgggtccagtagggCAACGCACCGTGCCATCCCGTTCCATcacggtccaaatacaggtcctcgccactctgggggcaaccggctgtttccagagggaaatgtcagacagctaagggttttttttatgtataatccttaactttatcactaaggctctGAATTTGAAGCAATTCCTGAATGTCTGagattttttttgctttttctccatcagtcatcatgattcggtgtaacaactgccagtgtcattcatataatgatcagcattcatgaggtgctttgcattgactatttatggttaaaaaatgggcgtgtacagggcgggataagaggctgatccacgtacacacacttgtaggtaatctctgatttataaagggaacattgcttacaggtgtgtgtatacatggttTTATAATCTGACTTctttttggcgtacgccattttgggcttttgggcttatgtacacttatagtaaggatcctaaacacagttttataaatgagacaaCTGGTCTTGTAGAAATTCTTGAAGACATTTCTTCTCCTATCCAAGAGACTTCAGTTCAGACTGACTAGTGGGGAATTCCAGACATTTACTCTCTTGTGTGTTGTGTCACTTTAAGGGTCATTGAGTCACATGGGAGTAGTGGAAGGTCGTAAGGAGCCGTTGGGAGTCGTCCTTGGAATCTTTAGGATCACAGGTGTATCGTTGACCTACCTTGTTGTCATTTGTGGACTGCAGTCCTGAGCTCCCTCCCTCGCTCAACAGACCTCGACACCTTGACTCAGGTGACTCTCATGACAACCGGGTCAATGACCACCTATGATCCTAACAACTCTCATGTGACACCACCTTGACTGGAAGTGCCAACAACTCCCATATTGCTCCGTATGACTTCCTACAACTCCTAACTACTGCTTACAACTTCCTCCGACTCCCTGTGTAGacggtgtagccagactttacaTCACAGTGCTGTGAAGATAGAGCAGGCTATGCAAGAATAGTATTGAtgctgtgtgtgaatggatgacatgctgtagtttgtctctgtgttgaggTGGACCAGTGATCCTGCAGAGTCCTGTCCTCCCTGTGATGGAGGGAGAAGACCTCACTCTGTACTGTAAAACAAAGATGTCCTCCAACCTCCCAGCTGATTTCTATAAAGATGGCTCCTTCATCAGGACTGAGCctgcaggtcacatgaccaTCCACCATGTTTCCAGGTCTGATGAAGGCCTCTACAAGTGTCTCATCAGCAGTGTTGGAGAGTCTCCACCCAGCTGGGTCTCTGTCAGAGGTGAGGAGGTTACCTTTGATTTCAGGAGTTCATTCATCTCTCTACAGGGAAACCTACGACCACAAGCCCACCTCCGACCTCGCTGCCGCCCCCTTCCTCAGGGTCAGCTCCGCCCCTTGCATCAGACCCCCTCCACCTTGTGTTCAGACTGGTCTGACACCTTGTTGTGTTCTGTCCCGACAGCATCTCTACTTTCATCATGTTGTCTTTGAATTAAAACAACAGGTGACccaaaagaaatgtaaatatctGTATGGTATATATGAAATAAGTGGGTCAAAATAACTACATATTACTTTGTCTGAATAGCCCAAtggaaataatataaataacacTAAAACTGGGtcaagatttttttgtttggaagtggaacgttgtggatatagactaggttaaAATTGATGCCgtatttttgttgctttcacTTCTTTTCCgtttataaaatgtatattgaCTCCTCTGACAGGAAAAAACCAACCCATCTCCATGGTAAGAGCACCCACCCGAGCTGAGAAGATCTTGCCTGTCTGTGGTGGCATCAAGGCGGTCAGCACTGTGCATCACATCTGAGCGGAACTAGTGTCACATCTGGAAGATGATTTAAACATATTCAatacaaaagttttttttctttgagttTATATTTCTCCTttactgacagccactgccacATATGTAATGTACGGAATATTTTCAAtaaagtttgttttacagttttgcCTGAAGTTGTCTTgattggttgtgtgttgtgtgtctcacAGAGTGTGACAT
The sequence above is drawn from the Sander lucioperca isolate FBNREF2018 chromosome 17, SLUC_FBN_1.2, whole genome shotgun sequence genome and encodes:
- the LOC116059872 gene encoding Fc receptor-like protein 5 isoform X1 gives rise to the protein MGQTSLQWLIFLTSLLSSTTNQASLTVSPSSSQIFEGQSVSLSCEEDDSSVGWTLRRNTDRETSSQCGPDWGISPGSSCKISYMDPVDSGVYWCESREGATSNSINITVTGGPVILQSPVLPVMEGEDLTLYCKTKMSSNLPADFYKDGSFIRTEPAGHMTIHHVSRSDEGLYKCLISSVGESPPSWVSVRGKPTTTSPPPTSLPPPSSGSAPPLASDPLHLVFRLV
- the LOC116059872 gene encoding Fc receptor-like protein 5 isoform X2 codes for the protein MGQTSLQWLIFLTSLLSSTTNQASLTVSPSSSQIFEGQSVSLSCEEDDSSVGWTLRRNTDRETSSQCGPDWGISPGSSCKISYMDPVDSGVYWCESREGATSNSINITVTGGPVILQSPVLPVMEGEDLTLYCKTKMSSNLPADFYKDGSFIRTEPAGHMTIHHVSRSDEGLYKCLISSVGESPPSWVSVRGKNQPISMVRAPTRAEKILPVCGGIKAVSTVHHI